The following proteins are encoded in a genomic region of Sulfurovum indicum:
- a CDS encoding sensor histidine kinase gives MKKHERESLLKNFFPFFVLLEILIAIIFLQQFNSEKRTLDEKLLTQMKLCSYTMKCDGFDLDFVPSSKKIETNTLYKEHGIYSYFSVPTADDFLMKVILPSKSYEEKIYLVKRSLIMDMLIFSIFIIVIALLFSFYALKPLRKALNLNEEFVKDILHDFNTPISSMIINFKLLKKEIGGNKKISRLENNVETILTLQKNLQTFLKGIDTQKERFDLVDLLQKRILYFNELYPDIVYTIEMENVSLHTSKDAFTRIIDNILSNAGKYNVANGTVCIFLEEERLVIEDSGIGIKYPSKIFQRFYKEQDRGIGIGMHIVKKLCDELSIGIKIESKERKGTKVILDLSEVIDK, from the coding sequence TTGAAAAAACATGAACGAGAGTCTCTGCTCAAGAACTTTTTTCCCTTCTTTGTACTTTTGGAGATCTTGATCGCTATTATTTTTCTGCAACAGTTCAATAGTGAAAAAAGAACGCTGGATGAGAAGTTGCTGACCCAGATGAAGCTTTGCAGTTATACGATGAAATGTGATGGTTTTGATTTGGACTTTGTTCCATCTTCAAAAAAAATAGAAACAAATACATTGTATAAAGAGCATGGTATTTACAGTTATTTTTCAGTCCCTACAGCAGATGATTTTTTAATGAAAGTAATTCTCCCCTCGAAAAGCTATGAAGAAAAGATATATCTAGTGAAACGAAGCTTGATTATGGATATGCTCATTTTTTCTATTTTCATTATAGTGATTGCCTTGCTCTTCTCTTTCTATGCACTTAAACCGCTTAGAAAAGCACTAAACCTGAATGAAGAGTTTGTTAAGGATATTCTGCATGATTTTAATACGCCTATCTCATCAATGATAATCAATTTTAAACTTTTAAAAAAAGAGATAGGCGGAAACAAAAAGATCAGTAGGCTTGAAAACAATGTTGAAACCATACTGACACTACAAAAAAACCTACAAACTTTTTTAAAAGGGATAGATACGCAAAAAGAACGGTTTGATTTGGTAGATCTATTGCAAAAGAGGATCCTTTATTTCAATGAACTTTATCCGGATATCGTATATACCATAGAGATGGAGAATGTCTCTTTACATACCAGTAAAGATGCTTTTACGAGGATCATTGACAATATCTTAAGTAATGCAGGAAAATATAATGTTGCAAACGGAACAGTCTGTATTTTTTTGGAGGAAGAGAGACTGGTGATAGAAGATAGCGGAATAGGTATCAAATATCCTTCAAAAATATTTCAAAGATTTTATAAAGAGCAGGATAGAGGTATAGGTATAGGCATGCACATTGTTAAAAAGTTATGTGATGAGCTCTCTATAGGGATCAAAATAGAAAGTAAAGAGAGAAAAGGTACAAAAGTTATACTGGACCTTTCCGAGGTAATAGACAAGTAA
- a CDS encoding carbon-nitrogen hydrolase: MKTALIQQRYHGSKEATISRTLEMIDQTDAELIVLQELHQNEYFCQSEDTRFFDYAQNYQEDIAFWQNISQAKEIVLVTSLFEKRAEGIYHNTAYVFDHGKLAGRYRKMHIPDDPGYYEKFYFTPGDLGFEPIDTSVGKLGVLVCWDQWYPEAARIMALKGAEVLIYPTAIGYLECPKERYDELCEQENTPEEKQKMLDAWISVQRGHAVANGIPVITVNRVGKEKDCSGILEGIRFWGNSFVFGPQGEFLARGGEEEELIEVKIDLNAGKEIRKIWPFLRDRRIENYNCLLKRYCD; encoded by the coding sequence ATGAAAACAGCCCTCATACAACAACGATACCACGGAAGCAAAGAGGCGACCATCTCCCGTACTCTTGAGATGATCGACCAGACTGACGCAGAACTTATTGTCCTGCAGGAGCTGCATCAGAATGAGTATTTCTGCCAGAGTGAAGATACCAGATTCTTTGACTATGCCCAAAATTATCAGGAAGATATTGCCTTTTGGCAAAACATCAGTCAAGCAAAAGAGATCGTACTGGTTACCTCTCTCTTTGAAAAGCGTGCAGAGGGTATTTACCACAATACCGCCTATGTCTTTGACCATGGAAAACTGGCAGGCAGATACCGAAAAATGCATATTCCTGATGATCCAGGCTACTATGAAAAGTTCTATTTCACACCAGGCGATCTCGGGTTTGAGCCTATCGATACCAGTGTAGGAAAACTGGGTGTACTGGTCTGCTGGGACCAATGGTATCCTGAAGCCGCCCGTATCATGGCACTTAAAGGAGCCGAAGTACTCATCTATCCTACAGCAATCGGTTATCTAGAATGCCCCAAAGAGCGTTATGATGAACTTTGTGAACAGGAGAATACACCCGAAGAGAAACAGAAAATGCTCGATGCATGGATCAGCGTACAAAGGGGCCATGCCGTTGCAAACGGTATTCCTGTCATAACCGTTAACCGTGTGGGCAAGGAAAAAGACTGTTCGGGCATTCTGGAGGGGATCAGGTTCTGGGGCAACAGCTTTGTCTTCGGCCCGCAAGGTGAATTTCTGGCCCGTGGAGGGGAAGAGGAAGAGCTCATAGAAGTCAAAATAGACCTTAATGCCGGTAAAGAGATACGGAAAATATGGCCATTCCTGAGAGACCGGAGAATAGAAAACTACAACTGTCTTCTCAAGCGTTACTGTGACTGA
- a CDS encoding alanine racemase codes for MAKIIINKNNFYHNLNQIALKTGSIDKIAIVLKDNAYGHGVEIIGRLASEFGIKHAVVRDYKEAAIIKPFFQTILVLGDQAVLDDSCSFTLNDLADIENAQSGAKVELKVDTGMHRNGVAMDDLPIALERIKAKGLKLVGVMTHFRSADEMGSELFWQQKQFEAVKAQIRVTGYTNVRFHSHNSAAILRTKTFSEDLVRVGIAAYGYNELPETFDKVLLKPVMKLVAGKVATRTLKAGERIGYGGDFTAPKTMTVSTYDIGYGDGWCRGNMFSPYMTAEELPILGRVSMDFISLESVKEEVCVFDDAQKAAEQLGTISYEILTAMSKDIERVVI; via the coding sequence ATGGCAAAAATCATTATCAATAAAAACAACTTTTATCATAATCTTAACCAAATTGCCCTAAAAACAGGCTCAATTGACAAGATCGCCATTGTGCTCAAGGATAATGCCTATGGGCATGGAGTAGAGATCATCGGAAGGCTTGCTTCAGAGTTTGGCATCAAACACGCTGTTGTAAGAGATTATAAAGAGGCTGCGATCATCAAACCGTTTTTTCAGACAATACTGGTACTGGGAGATCAAGCTGTTCTAGATGATAGCTGCTCTTTTACATTAAATGATCTGGCAGATATTGAAAATGCACAGTCAGGTGCGAAGGTAGAACTCAAGGTCGATACCGGTATGCATCGAAACGGGGTTGCCATGGATGATCTGCCAATAGCACTTGAGCGCATCAAAGCCAAAGGCTTGAAACTGGTCGGTGTCATGACCCATTTCCGCTCTGCCGATGAGATGGGTTCCGAACTCTTCTGGCAGCAAAAGCAGTTTGAAGCGGTGAAAGCACAGATCAGGGTAACGGGCTATACCAATGTCCGATTCCATTCCCATAATTCCGCCGCCATCCTTCGAACCAAGACTTTCTCAGAAGATCTGGTGAGGGTGGGCATTGCTGCTTACGGTTATAATGAACTGCCCGAAACGTTTGACAAGGTCTTGCTCAAACCAGTCATGAAGCTTGTTGCCGGCAAAGTAGCTACCCGAACCCTCAAAGCAGGAGAACGTATCGGCTATGGAGGAGACTTCACTGCTCCCAAAACCATGACCGTTTCTACCTATGATATCGGCTATGGTGACGGTTGGTGCAGAGGCAATATGTTCTCTCCTTATATGACTGCGGAAGAGCTGCCTATACTTGGACGTGTATCCATGGATTTCATCTCTCTGGAGAGTGTCAAAGAGGAAGTATGTGTGTTCGATGATGCGCAAAAAGCAGCTGAACAGCTTGGTACGATAAGTTATGAGATATTGACGGCAATGTCGAAAGATATTGAGCGGGTTGTGATATGA
- a CDS encoding response regulator transcription factor, with amino-acid sequence MKILLLEDDHILCESLMEYLELEGHSVDRAHRGEEVFDLTFEHKYDLYILDINVPDVNGFDILKELKESGDDTPAIYITALTDTSSISKGFNLGAEDYIKKPFDPEELVIRIKRYYLNKDQKIVYGNLTYDPNSRLVQKDGKTVGLGEIQLKLFHTLITRQNKIVDSNELMEFLEQPNTNALRVNLAKLKNKLGIEIKNIRGQGYMIEKT; translated from the coding sequence GTGAAGATTTTACTACTTGAAGATGACCATATTCTCTGTGAAAGTCTTATGGAGTATTTGGAACTTGAGGGGCATAGTGTAGACAGAGCACATCGTGGGGAAGAAGTATTTGATCTTACATTCGAACATAAGTATGACCTTTATATTTTAGATATAAATGTTCCTGACGTCAATGGGTTTGATATTTTGAAAGAATTAAAAGAATCCGGAGATGACACACCGGCTATTTACATCACTGCTCTGACCGATACAAGTTCAATATCCAAAGGTTTCAATTTGGGAGCGGAAGATTATATTAAAAAGCCTTTTGATCCGGAAGAACTTGTAATACGGATCAAAAGATACTATCTCAATAAAGATCAAAAGATTGTTTATGGGAATCTAACCTATGATCCAAACAGCAGACTTGTGCAAAAAGATGGTAAGACAGTTGGGCTTGGAGAAATACAGTTAAAGCTGTTTCATACCCTGATAACACGGCAGAACAAGATTGTGGACAGTAATGAGTTGATGGAGTTTCTTGAGCAGCCTAATACAAATGCACTGAGAGTCAATCTTGCAAAGCTTAAAAATAAACTGGGAATAGAGATAAAAAATATCAGAGGGCAGGGGTATATGATTGAAAAAACATGA
- a CDS encoding agmatine deiminase family protein, protein MRRVPAEWEKQRCVLMSFPHAKTDWYHPDNPKTLNEALTPFIRIAQAIAYKEPVYIICDDRKRISEMFCSTFNMIFWELPTNDTWIRDYGYISVKENEELKLLDFIFDGWGGKFKADLDNQVNQALYKTGLMGRSPFERIDYVLEGGSIESDGRGTILTTSECLCNPNRNNGLTKTEVETRLSEYLGAKRILWLDHGYLAGDDTDSHIDTLARFVNKNTIAYVKCEDSSDEHYEALKAMEEQLKSFKTEEGAPYQLVPLPICEAKYDSEGNRLPATYANFLITNGALVYPTYGDTVNDKKAGKIFKMLFPDREIIPVNCLKLIEQGGSLHCSTMHIAY, encoded by the coding sequence ATGAGAAGAGTCCCCGCAGAATGGGAAAAGCAGCGCTGTGTACTCATGAGCTTTCCCCATGCAAAGACAGACTGGTATCATCCTGACAATCCCAAAACTCTTAATGAAGCCCTTACTCCCTTTATCCGGATCGCACAGGCAATCGCCTATAAGGAACCTGTCTATATTATATGCGATGACAGAAAACGTATCAGTGAGATGTTCTGCTCCACTTTCAACATGATCTTTTGGGAACTGCCCACCAATGATACCTGGATACGCGACTATGGTTATATCAGCGTGAAAGAGAATGAAGAGCTCAAACTGCTTGACTTTATCTTTGACGGATGGGGCGGAAAATTTAAAGCAGACCTTGACAATCAGGTCAATCAGGCACTTTACAAAACCGGTCTGATGGGCAGATCACCATTTGAACGCATTGACTACGTACTTGAGGGGGGCTCCATAGAGAGTGACGGCAGAGGTACGATACTGACAACTTCAGAGTGTCTTTGTAACCCAAACCGTAACAACGGATTGACAAAAACGGAAGTTGAGACAAGACTCTCAGAGTACCTTGGAGCAAAGCGTATACTATGGCTCGATCACGGCTATCTGGCCGGAGATGATACAGACAGCCATATTGACACACTGGCACGTTTTGTCAACAAAAACACTATTGCCTATGTCAAATGTGAAGACAGCAGTGATGAGCATTACGAAGCGCTCAAGGCTATGGAGGAGCAGCTGAAAAGTTTCAAAACAGAAGAAGGAGCACCCTACCAACTTGTTCCGTTGCCAATATGTGAAGCAAAATATGACAGTGAGGGTAACAGGCTGCCTGCGACTTATGCCAACTTCCTCATTACTAACGGTGCATTGGTCTATCCCACATATGGCGATACTGTTAATGACAAAAAAGCCGGTAAAATCTTCAAAATGCTTTTCCCAGATAGAGAAATCATTCCTGTCAACTGTCTCAAACTCATCGAACAAGGCGGAAGCCTGCACTGTTCAACAATGCATATAGCCTATTAG
- the modB gene encoding molybdate ABC transporter permease subunit, protein MNFEPFVLSFKLAGITALILFFISLPLAWYLSQTRSKSKPFLEALTALPIVLPPSVLGFYILWALSYNSPVGAFFEEIFGVKLVFSFEGLVIASCFYSLPFMVQPLQNGFESINRNMLEASYIAGKSKVETIFKVALPNMKPALMTAIIVTFAHTVGEFGVVLMVGGSIPGETKVASVAIYEMVEIMDYTSAHIYSAIMVGISFVVLLSVYIFNARQTKRFGL, encoded by the coding sequence ATGAATTTCGAACCTTTTGTATTATCGTTTAAACTAGCGGGTATTACGGCTTTAATACTGTTTTTTATTTCTCTCCCTTTGGCCTGGTATCTGTCACAAACAAGATCAAAATCCAAACCGTTTTTAGAGGCATTGACTGCTCTGCCGATCGTTCTTCCCCCATCTGTTCTAGGGTTTTATATACTTTGGGCACTCTCTTACAACTCACCTGTGGGTGCTTTTTTTGAGGAAATATTCGGGGTCAAACTGGTTTTTAGTTTTGAAGGGCTTGTGATCGCAAGTTGTTTTTACTCTCTTCCTTTTATGGTACAGCCTTTGCAAAACGGCTTTGAGTCAATTAACAGAAATATGCTTGAAGCAAGCTATATTGCAGGTAAATCAAAAGTAGAAACCATCTTTAAAGTGGCACTTCCCAATATGAAACCGGCACTCATGACAGCCATCATAGTTACTTTTGCACATACGGTCGGTGAATTCGGTGTGGTACTGATGGTTGGCGGAAGTATTCCGGGTGAGACAAAGGTTGCCTCTGTTGCGATCTATGAGATGGTTGAGATTATGGATTATACCTCAGCACATATTTACAGTGCGATTATGGTGGGTATCAGTTTTGTGGTTTTGCTCAGTGTATATATTTTTAATGCCAGACAAACGAAGAGGTTCGGGTTATGA
- a CDS encoding TOBE domain-containing protein: protein MSKIIAKVSTIQSIETLNIVSFECRDTILTMVSLELGNEISVGREVLLNVKPTSMAVGKNIQGELSYSNQLNVKIAALSVGELLCSLKLQFHDFVLESIITTAAQKRMNLQVNDEVIALIKSTDLSIEKVLS, encoded by the coding sequence ATGAGTAAAATTATCGCAAAGGTATCAACCATACAGAGCATAGAGACTTTGAATATTGTCAGTTTTGAATGTAGGGATACTATTCTGACAATGGTGAGTCTGGAGTTGGGTAATGAGATCAGTGTCGGCAGGGAAGTACTCCTTAATGTCAAGCCGACTTCAATGGCTGTCGGCAAAAATATTCAGGGTGAACTGAGCTATTCCAACCAACTCAATGTAAAAATAGCAGCGTTGAGTGTTGGGGAACTTCTCTGTTCGTTAAAACTGCAGTTTCATGACTTTGTTTTGGAGTCCATAATCACAACAGCCGCACAGAAGAGAATGAATTTGCAGGTCAATGATGAAGTGATCGCCCTGATCAAATCAACAGATCTTTCCATAGAGAAGGTGCTGTCATGA
- a CDS encoding plasminogen-binding N-terminal domain-containing protein, which yields MRKIALFVLSALPLFAGFFPPTVHTSVSTSNGTDIKLSKPFPVNGMSGVVIHNYGNDLEAITGYIVQVSSDGNGKLVAKEIIHHEELPTIKTQIFSGDKVIGGYLYDNVLLLAPDADTYARVTKETHKKWIHPDLFALFLSQEGDAFPTKENLAKFAKEYQAGLIYIIKRDSAVLFDPISGQTVSRKNINNTPQKAQFPFFMRFDEIKTGWFSKSGQGNYYQVMEQF from the coding sequence ATGCGTAAAATCGCACTCTTCGTACTTTCAGCACTACCGCTTTTTGCAGGTTTTTTTCCTCCTACAGTACACACTTCCGTTTCAACCTCAAACGGTACGGATATCAAACTCAGCAAACCTTTCCCTGTCAACGGGATGAGCGGGGTCGTCATACACAATTACGGTAACGACCTGGAAGCCATTACCGGGTATATTGTTCAAGTCTCTTCCGACGGGAACGGCAAACTCGTCGCAAAGGAGATCATCCATCATGAAGAGCTGCCGACCATCAAAACGCAGATTTTCAGTGGAGACAAAGTGATCGGAGGATATCTTTATGACAATGTGCTGCTTTTGGCACCCGATGCCGACACCTATGCAAGGGTCACAAAAGAGACACATAAAAAATGGATCCATCCAGATCTTTTTGCACTTTTCCTTTCACAGGAGGGAGATGCTTTCCCGACAAAGGAAAACCTTGCAAAATTTGCAAAAGAGTACCAGGCGGGGCTTATCTATATCATCAAACGTGACAGTGCAGTCCTGTTCGATCCTATCTCCGGACAAACTGTTTCCCGGAAAAATATCAATAATACACCCCAAAAAGCACAGTTTCCGTTCTTTATGCGCTTTGACGAGATTAAAAC
- the modA gene encoding molybdate ABC transporter substrate-binding protein — MMKTKLFMAALLISTCSMAGTISIAVAANVSYAIDDLKKAFNKQYPDTDVKVTLGSSGKLTAQIKNGAPYEILMSANMKYPEALYKEKLAVTEPVVYARGSLAVLSSRKKDFSQGINIVLDKQIRAIAIANPKSAPYGKAAVEALKNAGLYEKVKHKFVNAESISQTVAYTVTAADIGFIAKSSLYSSRMARFRRGDYFIDVDPELYTPISQGMVILKKGEEEREVRAFYNFILGPKAKEIFEKYGYRVNE; from the coding sequence ATGATGAAAACAAAACTCTTTATGGCAGCGCTGCTGATATCGACCTGCAGTATGGCTGGCACCATCAGTATTGCTGTTGCAGCCAATGTCTCTTACGCTATAGATGATCTCAAAAAAGCGTTCAACAAACAATACCCGGATACGGATGTAAAAGTAACGCTTGGAAGCAGCGGGAAACTGACAGCCCAGATAAAGAACGGTGCTCCTTACGAAATACTGATGTCTGCCAATATGAAATATCCGGAAGCGCTTTACAAAGAGAAGCTTGCAGTAACAGAACCGGTTGTATATGCCCGGGGATCACTGGCGGTTTTAAGCAGCAGAAAAAAAGATTTTAGTCAGGGGATAAATATAGTACTGGACAAACAGATAAGAGCCATCGCCATTGCAAATCCAAAAAGTGCACCCTATGGGAAAGCTGCTGTCGAGGCTTTAAAGAATGCAGGACTTTACGAAAAAGTCAAACATAAATTTGTGAATGCGGAATCGATATCCCAGACAGTAGCCTATACTGTAACGGCAGCCGATATAGGTTTTATAGCCAAATCATCACTCTATTCATCCAGGATGGCAAGGTTTAGAAGAGGCGACTACTTTATAGATGTGGATCCTGAACTGTATACACCGATCAGTCAGGGAATGGTTATTTTAAAAAAGGGAGAAGAGGAGAGAGAGGTTCGTGCTTTCTATAATTTTATTCTTGGCCCCAAAGCAAAAGAGATATTTGAAAAATACGGGTATAGGGTCAATGAGTAA
- a CDS encoding peptidoglycan DD-metalloendopeptidase family protein: protein MRIFILSLLFITLTFGMKVNYHEWEKGKTFSDYLDDRNISKGLLQSISEEDKKFLLEIRTDYKYYELINENGALEQALIPISEEMQIHLFKKHDESYGFDIIPVVYRNQEYFARIEITSNPYSDTLKATNYPKVAKRLAMALDGVIDTRKLHKGDEVAFIYTQKTRLGELYAMPKIKMAKVDMGRKEQFIYVDEEGYGYKEVGEKVAYTVTGKRKVVYTRRVKAGKGSRFGMPLRHARITSSFAYRRWHPILKRYRPHHGTDFGARRGTPILAVNKGKVTFAGWMGGYGKVVKIKHSGGYVSLYAHQSRLRVKRGQYVKKGQIIGYVGNTGRSTGPHLHFGLMKNGRWINPMKVLRKKSIGGSTLKKVTKYEDVKTTKYKKVEIPGAEENRKKLEAYLLNEIPSYIWGEERFKGKLQDEEILEDEE from the coding sequence ATGAGAATCTTCATTTTAAGTCTGCTGTTTATCACATTGACATTCGGTATGAAAGTGAACTATCATGAATGGGAGAAAGGCAAGACATTTTCAGACTATCTGGATGATCGGAATATCTCCAAAGGACTGCTCCAGTCAATTTCGGAAGAGGATAAGAAATTCCTTCTTGAAATACGTACCGACTATAAATATTATGAACTTATAAATGAGAACGGTGCCCTGGAACAGGCACTTATCCCTATCAGTGAAGAGATGCAGATACATCTTTTCAAAAAGCATGACGAGAGTTATGGTTTTGATATTATCCCTGTTGTTTATCGTAATCAGGAGTATTTTGCCAGGATAGAGATCACTTCAAATCCTTACAGTGATACACTGAAGGCTACCAACTATCCAAAGGTTGCGAAACGTCTTGCCATGGCACTTGACGGTGTGATCGATACCAGAAAACTTCATAAAGGCGATGAAGTAGCTTTTATCTATACACAGAAAACCCGTCTCGGTGAGTTGTATGCCATGCCGAAGATAAAGATGGCCAAAGTAGATATGGGCAGGAAAGAGCAGTTTATCTATGTGGATGAGGAGGGGTACGGTTACAAAGAGGTAGGAGAGAAAGTTGCCTATACGGTAACCGGGAAGAGAAAAGTGGTCTATACCAGACGGGTAAAAGCGGGAAAGGGAAGCCGCTTCGGCATGCCTCTGCGTCACGCAAGGATCACTTCAAGTTTTGCCTATAGAAGGTGGCATCCGATTCTGAAACGGTACAGACCGCATCATGGAACTGACTTTGGTGCAAGGCGAGGTACACCGATATTGGCAGTCAATAAAGGGAAAGTGACTTTTGCCGGATGGATGGGAGGTTACGGGAAAGTAGTCAAGATCAAGCATTCCGGCGGTTATGTCTCACTGTATGCGCATCAAAGCCGCCTCAGGGTTAAACGCGGACAGTATGTTAAAAAAGGACAGATCATCGGTTATGTAGGCAATACAGGAAGAAGTACCGGTCCCCATCTGCATTTTGGCCTTATGAAGAACGGCCGATGGATCAACCCGATGAAAGTATTACGTAAGAAATCAATTGGTGGATCGACCCTGAAAAAAGTAACTAAATATGAAGATGTGAAAACCACCAAGTATAAAAAAGTGGAGATCCCCGGAGCTGAAGAGAACAGGAAAAAGCTTGAGGCTTACCTGTTGAACGAGATACCATCCTATATTTGGGGTGAAGAACGTTTCAAAGGAAAACTGCAGGATGAGGAGATACTTGAAGATGAAGAGTAA
- a CDS encoding TOBE domain-containing protein encodes MELSSKLTVNMLGEPFLLEKRIELLYAIEKHGSISKAAKAVPMSYKSAWEAVDAMNNLSEEPIVQRETGGKNGGGTTITPYGMKLLETYRVLKEEHDRFLERLSQMRDIESRAFKTIGRLAMQISARNQIQGRVESLALGAVNANVCLKLKSGKKLVSVITKEAVENLGLEEGESVTAIFKSSTVMLAVPGKMELSARNSLKGSITRITVDEVNAEVIVDIGYHDVLVAVITVDALKALELKEGSSVIAIIKSSDVMLGR; translated from the coding sequence ATGGAACTTTCATCGAAACTAACTGTAAATATGCTGGGTGAACCTTTTTTGTTGGAAAAGCGTATCGAGCTCCTGTATGCGATAGAAAAACATGGCTCCATTTCCAAAGCGGCTAAAGCGGTACCAATGAGCTATAAAAGTGCATGGGAAGCAGTAGATGCAATGAACAATCTTTCTGAAGAGCCGATAGTCCAAAGAGAGACTGGTGGGAAAAACGGAGGCGGTACGACCATAACGCCCTATGGGATGAAGCTTTTGGAAACATACAGGGTTTTGAAAGAGGAGCATGACCGTTTTTTGGAGAGACTGTCACAGATGAGAGATATAGAGAGTAGGGCATTTAAGACCATAGGGAGATTAGCCATGCAGATATCGGCAAGAAACCAGATACAGGGCAGAGTAGAATCGTTGGCTCTGGGGGCTGTCAATGCCAATGTATGCCTCAAGCTTAAAAGCGGGAAGAAACTTGTCTCTGTAATCACCAAAGAGGCTGTAGAAAACCTGGGACTTGAAGAAGGAGAGAGTGTAACGGCTATTTTCAAATCGAGTACTGTTATGCTGGCAGTTCCCGGTAAAATGGAGCTTAGTGCAAGAAACAGTCTTAAAGGGAGTATCACCCGTATTACTGTAGATGAGGTGAATGCTGAGGTAATAGTGGACATAGGCTATCACGATGTGCTGGTTGCGGTCATCACGGTTGATGCGCTAAAAGCGTTGGAACTAAAAGAAGGAAGCAGCGTTATTGCCATTATCAAATCAAGTGATGTAATGCTGGGAAGATAG
- a CDS encoding globin domain-containing protein, which yields MTTRKEIMALELTPVEKAKEVHFKNPPAAFFSAIGGEEGMKELMYDFYDKIYESDIANFFPQCEKEFDEIKFKNSKFFIQICGGPKIYEKESGGMDLNEYMIRLHDDFSITEKSRIEWLGTMRDALADKAQHVDIALIKEFWDYLENFSKLTVNSFSDGSTYYAAYTQAKEER from the coding sequence ATGACAACCAGAAAAGAGATCATGGCCTTGGAATTGACACCGGTTGAAAAAGCCAAAGAGGTACATTTTAAAAATCCACCCGCAGCATTTTTCAGCGCCATTGGCGGTGAAGAGGGAATGAAAGAGCTGATGTATGATTTTTACGATAAGATCTATGAAAGTGATATAGCCAACTTTTTTCCTCAATGTGAAAAAGAATTTGACGAAATAAAATTCAAGAACAGCAAATTCTTCATTCAGATCTGTGGCGGTCCGAAAATCTATGAAAAAGAATCTGGAGGGATGGACCTCAATGAATACATGATTCGTCTACATGACGACTTCTCCATTACCGAAAAATCACGTATTGAGTGGCTGGGAACTATGCGTGATGCCCTTGCGGACAAGGCACAACATGTCGATATTGCTCTTATCAAAGAGTTCTGGGACTATCTGGAGAACTTCTCCAAACTGACTGTCAACTCATTTAGTGACGGAAGCACCTACTATGCTGCCTATACGCAGGCAAAAGAAGAGAGATAA
- a CDS encoding NUDIX domain-containing protein: MKSKITDFKLEPLTDPSFVQTSLARYEQEGTTKTWEIVKAHDSVAILLYHTEKNVFILVKQFRPAVYLNNQNGETVELCAGIVDKDLPLVQIAVEEIEEECGYSVPLDAIERVTLFYTSVGFAGSKQTLYYAEVDEKMKVSEGGGVEGEEIEVVELPVERMDDFIFDESIAKTPGLMFAFMWWRQRRKSEDFTT, encoded by the coding sequence ATGAAGAGTAAGATCACAGACTTTAAACTTGAACCGCTGACTGATCCAAGTTTTGTCCAGACATCATTGGCCAGATACGAACAGGAGGGAACAACCAAAACCTGGGAGATCGTCAAAGCACACGACAGTGTAGCGATCTTACTGTACCATACAGAAAAAAATGTGTTTATTTTGGTAAAACAGTTCCGGCCGGCAGTCTATCTGAACAACCAAAACGGAGAGACGGTCGAGCTTTGTGCCGGTATTGTGGACAAGGATCTCCCTCTGGTTCAAATAGCGGTTGAAGAGATTGAAGAGGAGTGCGGATACAGTGTGCCTCTGGATGCTATTGAGCGTGTGACTCTCTTTTATACTTCTGTAGGATTTGCCGGAAGCAAACAGACACTTTACTATGCGGAAGTAGATGAGAAAATGAAGGTGTCAGAGGGAGGAGGTGTTGAGGGGGAAGAGATTGAAGTGGTAGAACTTCCGGTAGAGCGGATGGATGATTTTATTTTTGATGAAAGTATTGCCAAAACACCGGGTTTGATGTTTGCATTTATGTGGTGGCGTCAAAGGAGAAAAAGTGAAGATTTTACTACTTGA